The Silene latifolia isolate original U9 population chromosome Y, ASM4854445v1, whole genome shotgun sequence sequence TGTCCATCAGTAAACTAAACAAACAATTGAACTCAGTAGTAAGATTTACACCTAAAACTTGTTATTTGCAGGCTTGTTCCAAGAGGCCCTTGATCCTTGGTAATAACTTCAATGATCTGTACTTGCTGAGTTCacaattaggaaactattctGATGATACATCtttaggaaataaaacttgtaatcaAAGTAGTGCTAATACTGTTTCAAAGAATTCTTGTACTCTTTGGCATAATAGGCTAGGACATGTACCATTGTCCAAAATGAAATTGTTACAAATCTGTAATGTTGACAATGCTAATGATATACTCTCTTGTCCAATATGTGCCAAAGCCAGACAACATCATTTGTTCTTTCCTGTTAGTTCTTCTGTATCTCAGCATCCTTTTGAATTGTTGCATATTGATTTGTGGGGACCTTATCATACTCCCACATACAATGGTTATAAATATTTTCTAACTATAGTTGATGATTTTACAAGGTGTACTTGAACTCATTTGTTGTCATGTAAAAGTAGTGCTTTTGATTTTCTTAAAACTTTTATCCATATGGTAGCTACACAGTTTGATAGAAAAGTTAAGATAATAAGATCAGACAATGCTTTTGAGCTTGGTAGCAGTGATATTAATGCTTCTTTCCTTGCTGATCATGGCATACAACATCAGACATCTTGTTTTCACACACCTCAACGGAATGGGGTTGTTGAACATAAACACAAACATCTTTTAGAAACAGCCAGAGCTTTAAAGTTTCAGTCTAACCTCCCTACTAAGTATTGGGGGGGCTGTGTATTAACTGCTACTTACATTATAAATAGAATGCCATCAAAAGTTTTACAGAATTTGTCACCTTATCAAATATTGTTTGGGAAAGTTCCTGATTTGTCCCATTTAAGGTCTTTTGGTTGTTTAGTGTATGCTTCCACTTCTAAACCAGGAAGAGATAAGTTTCAACCTAGGGCCATACCATGTGTTTTTCTTGGTTAACCTTTTGGCAAGAAGGCTTACAAGCTACTTAGTCTTGAGAATTACACTGTTCTTAATTCTAGAGATGTTGTTTTCCATGAGTCTATCTTCCCATACATCAAGGACAGTTCTCCTCATTTTGTTCATGTTGCTATCACTGATGATGCTAATATTTTTGATACTACTCCAACCACATCAGTCACAAATCCATCAAACAATTCTATTAATACTAGTACACCAGATATTACAAATACTACCAGTCAAGTTCATTCTAATACTGAGCAACCAGCTTCAATTACTGTCAGACAGTCCACTAGGACTACCAGACCACCATCCTATCTGCAGCAGTATGTCTGTTCAAATAAAAATAAGTCGTGTACTGCTGCAGCTGTTTTTTGTCCACATACTCTTACTTTAGTTTGTGAGAATTACTGTCCTGCTGCATCCAGTACTTGTCTGTCTGTTTCTTCTAATACTATTGAGCTTCATCCTCATCCTGTCCAAGAGCCAAAGACATATCAGGAAGCCTCAGTTTTTCCTGAATGGCAAGAAGCAATTACAGCAGAATTTACAGCTTTGGATGCAAACAACACTTGGTATATTGTTCCACTTCCTAAAGGAAAGAACGCTATCTCCTGCAAGTGGGTCTTTAAAGTTAAACACAAGTCAGATGGATCAATAGAAAGGTACAAGGCCAGGCTTGTTGTCAAGGGTTACACACAAAAAGAAGGGATTGACTATACAGAAACCTTCTCACCTGTGGTAAAAATGACCACTATCAGAAGTTTAGTTGCAGTTGCAGTAAAGAAGAACTGACATCTATCTCAATTAGATGTCAACAATGCGTTTTTACATGGAGAATTGGATGAAGAGGTATATATGACCATTCCTCCTAAACTACATGTACCTGACAAGAATTTGGTTTGCAAGCTTCAAAAGTCTTTATATGGATTGAAACAAGCATCCAGGCAATGGAATGCTAAACTGACTCAAGCTCTTAAATCCAGAGGTTACAAGCAATCTCTCAATAATTATTCTTTATTCCACAAGAAGACAAATGGGATGGTTGTTTTCTTAGCAGTTTATGTAGATGATATTCTCCTTGTTGGAGATAACACTGCTGAAATTCAAGACCTAAAGAGCTACTTAGACCAGACATTCAAGATTAAAGATCTGGGAAATCTCAGTTACTTTCTGGGATTAGAATTCATTCACACAAATGCTAGAAATAGCAATAACACAAAAGAAGTACACCAAGGAATTGTTAGAAGAATTCAATTGTTCTGACTGCAGAACAATGACCAGTCCATTGGATTGCTCTATCAAGTTGGATATGGAATCAGGAAATTTACTGGATAATCCGAGTAACTATAGGAAGCTGGTGGGTAAACTGAATTTTTTGGTTCACACCAGACCAGACATAGCCTTTGCAGTCCAGTTGCTCAGCCAATTTATGGCTTTTCCCAGAGATAATCACATGACTGCAGCTATTCATGTTCTAAAGTATCTTGCAAAGGATGTTTCCCAAGGCATTCTACTAAATAATAAATCTTCTTTTCAGTTAGAAGGGTTTTGTGATGCTGACTGGGCTGCTTGCCCACAAACTCGAAGATCTGTTAGTGGCTATATTGTTTTTCTGGGAGGCAGTCTCATATCTTGGAAGTCAAAGAAACAGCAAACTGTTTCACTGTCATCAGCAGAGGCAGAATACAGGTCTCTCAGGCGTCTGACAGCCGAGTTAGCTTGGCTTAGCAGATTATTGAAGGAGTTAGAAGTGCCCAATATCCAAGCCATACCTGTGAAATGTGACAGCCAGGCAGCTATACACATTGCTAAGAACCCTGTATTTCACGAGAGAACCAAGCACATTGACTTGGATTGCCATTTTGTGAGGGAGAAGTTGTTAGAAGGCCTAATATCTCTATCATATGTCCCAACCAAGCAACAGCCTGCTGATTTTTTCACCAAGTCCCTCAGTGGTCCTCAACACAAGCAACTACAAGACAAGTTGGGGTTGTACTTTACACCCTCCAACttgcgggggggggggggggttagaaTATAGATTATTCTAGAAGAAGTCTGTTATAAATCTGTTAGAAGGTTGTTAGGTTGTTACATATATTAGGGAAGTACAATCTTACTATATAAAGAAGAGACATCACATCATTGTACACACAACATATCATAATATCAATTCTGTTATTACATTCACTCAATATTCTCTCAATTCTCTCGTTTTCTTTGTCTCTCTCTCGTCTATACTTCATCTTCTCCAGTCTTACAATCTTCATACCATGAGCTTGCTCACACTCTTTCACAAACAGGGTAAACGCACTTCAAACATATCATTTAGCAGCCGTATAACTATATTACTATATATATGGTAGAATACAAATAATTATCTAAAGGCCTATAAGGAAACACTGGATAGGCGTCCCTCTAGAACATGGTGGCTGTTCATGGCAAGTACAATGACTGCACTATTGGCAAATCTTCAAACATAGGCAAAAATGCAGAATGATACTTGGTTAACAAATggtttaattattgtaattcttaaTTTCTAGACAACCATGATTTAAATTAACTTTTGAAAAATCGTGattaatatttttattagtaATTTATTTTTTAATGGAGACAGTCGTATGGGTACTTAAGTTAAAATGACAGTACTATAGAAAGTATGAAGTTAATAAAGTAGTTGATTATTAGTTATAAGGTTAACTATAAAAAGCGTGAAAATTAAAGGATTGAGAAGAAGACCTGTTAAATGACCCTCCATTACAAAATTATTACTGTTTGAGTCCAAGATTGACGGTGtgttttaccattttaattcggTAATAATGGATTCTTTTGGTGATGTTATTAATTCTGTGATGAGACAGAAATCGACAAATAAACCCGGCAGTACTGCTTCATCACTGTCAAGTAAGGCACTGATAAATCCCGGGGTCAACAACAGAAAACTGAGAGAAAATGATCGTAAGTGTGATGATTCTGAGACTCGTGATTCGAGAAGCTATGTGGGTAAAACATACATAGGGTTAAATCAGTCTGATCCTCATTCACGTGCTACTTACTATTCTAGCCCTCGGAACACTTATTATTCTGCCAGTCAATTCAGTGAAGCCAAAGAGAGTTACAATCACAGAGGCAGACGCAAGTGAGTTTATTAACTTCATACTTTCTATAGTACTGTCATTTTCAGGTTGTAGAACTCTGGTGCAACTTGTTAACCTGACATTACCCGTACTATATGATAGTATACAGTTCATAATTCATGCTTTATTTTATGTTCTAAGATCTTTTTCTGGTATAAAAGTAATAATTccataatcattcaatacaattctcgacgcaattttTATCTGTTGAGTTTAATGAAATGTAGGAAGTAGAAGACATTCACAGAATTGTAGGAAGATcttcatattgaattttattGATTGTGTTTTAGTTGAAGTACAATGCAGTTTGGAAATAATATATGCAGTTGGACAAACAATTAAGCTGTGGACATTGTCCAGCAGATAAAGCAACTAACCTAGGCTATAAAGGACAATAGCACTAGACTATGtatcatctaaaatatgaaaacaattacATATGATTCTTTTTCCTTGCTTTAAGATATGAGTAAGCTTGCTTCTTAGACAAGTCTAACTTCTTGCTGCTGTCCTTTGTGCTCGAATTAGTAGCGTACTTAGTTTCCTGATTAGTGGACTGATTCTGATTAGTGCTATCTTTACACTTCCCCTCAAGATAAGAGTGGAGGTTTGATGAAACTCCTATCTTGGAGAGTAAGTACTTCTGTTGCGATATAGGACAGGATTTAGTGAACACATCAGCCACCTGATCTTTGGTGTTCACATAAGATGTTGTGAGATACCCTTGCTGAATCTTTTCTCTTATGAAATGGGAGACAACCTCAATGTGTTTAGTACATTCATGATACACTGGATTAGCGACAATGGCAAGGGCTGCTTGGTTATCACATTTGAGATGAGCAGAGCCTAGATGTTTGAGACCTAAATCCTGTAGGAGCTGAAATAGCCAAGTGACTTCACACGTAGTCATGGCCATTGCTCTGTACTTTGCTTCAACGGAGGATCTTGACATAAAAAATTGTTTCTTAGACTTCCAGGATATGGGTGAATCTCCAAGGACAATGCAGTATCCAGTAGTAGATCTTCTACTGAATGGACAAGAAGCCCAATCTGAGTCACAATAGGCAGTAAGCCTAGCTGCAGAATTACTAGCAAAGAGAATTCCTGACCAGGAGCTGTCTTGAGATACCTGAGTACCCTTCTAGTAGCTTCCATGTGATCAGAAGTAGGTGCTTAAAGGAATTGACTCAGAAGTTGAAAAGAAAAGGCAATGTCAGCCCTGGAGATGGTTAGATAGATGAGCTTACCAACCAGGTTTCTATACAAATAACGATTAGGAAGCAAGGTCCCTTTGCCTAGTTCAAGTTTGATGACTGGATTCACTGGCAGTTGAACGCTCCTGGATTTATCCATGCCAAAGGTTTGGAGCAAATCCAGAGTGTATTTCCTCTGAGAAATGAATAGGCCAGCACTGCTTCTCTCCACCTCTAACCCCAGAAAGTACTTTAGTTCACCTAATTCTTTCATATGAAAGGAGGTGTTGAGATGGTCCTTGAGAGCTTGTATTTCAGAAGTATTATCTCCTGCAATCACCATGTCATCAACATAGATAAGAACAACAGTGGTGCTTCTATTTTCTTGCTTGATGAACAAAGAATGGTCTGCATGGGACTGTCTAAATCCAAACTGAAGCAGAACTTGAGATAATTTAGAAAACCATTGGCGTGGtgcttgttaggttcatatacctcttataagACATTTcttatagtgaactaattaacatttaacttaagttcattaagatctagtgcatgcataactaattaagagataaaataagaaaaacaatgttccttacattgttatatggcacaaaataagggcacaaataaggccACCTTTCTTAtttattcttgagcttaaatgtaatagatgatcctccaaaatcccaaatatagagatcctcctcttgttgcacccaaagcaaaacccttaaactaatatattaactaactagattaatatactagtacccttaaaataattctaataatatctttattACTACACTAATAATCATATATATCGAAATTAGAATTTTAGATGAACAATTTTTAAaatttctaaaactaatttttagagagatgtgggAGAATAAGCTAAGAATGATGGAAGAATGCATGAATAAAATTAGAGAACAATTTTCTCTAATAATGGAGGGGGGAGCCGGTTTGGAGAGGtgaagaaggccaatgcatggccttcaccttttctttttctttctccaAAATATAGATGTGTAAGGCTAGATAGAGTATGAATGATTATGTCaattttatcatataaaataaaTCATCCACTAACTCCTTTCATCATCCAATTTTCGGTCACTTTAGGttaaatggacttccattttattttgttaatttgtcatttgtcactcaatatgtcacatgttattaattaatttaatgcatatatatcaaataaatatcattatatacattaatcaaattacaaataacaaattgtctagtaattaacaattacatggtataaaatgggacatgttaatataattcataatattttgtaattatatttagggtaaattgataacttatacatTTTATAATTTactttttcaaattttatacctagaataattttttttcaaaacttataccaaaTATCTCTATTTCTTTTATACTTCATACCAACTTTCAGAAATTGACTATTCTACCCTTACTATTAACCCATCACCACCCATTCCCAACCAAAATAGTCCCCTCCTTgccaacaaagaaaaaaaaacaaattagtaCCCTTTCCCAGATTAGCCCAACTCCCCCCATGAACCatctaccccccccccccccccccaacgaCACCACCATTGGGAACACCACCATCTTATCCCACCTTCCAACACCattaaaatcaaacaccaccattttTATCCCTCTTATCACATCTCTACCACTGCTAAAACCACGACCCATTACCACCGCTCATAATCACCGCCACCATCAAGCACAACCGCCATCGACCACCTCACCCTACACCAGACCTTATAAAACCAACAAAATAATTAAGAAAACATAATAACCTGAAGAAATTTACGAAGAGGGGGGTTATTAAACTTGCAATGGTTACCAAATTTATAAAAcgaattgtaattgtaattgtctTTGAATGAGAATTTGATTGTGGTGGAGTTTAATTAGGGAACAGAAATTGTGTTTTTCGGAGTGGGGAGAAGGATATGTGAGATCGTCTTTAATGAAATTATGGGAATTTGATTGTGGTGGAGGCGGATTAAGGATGGCAGTGTCCATCACTGTTGATGGTGGAGTGATGTCAACGAGTGGTGGTGGTATGCAAGGTTAGTGCTGATGACGTGAGAGGATTGGGTTCGGCGGCGAATGTTGTGAGGTTGGTTTTGTGGTGGGGCGACGGGTTGGCGATGGCAATTTGGTGGCGATGCAGCGCGGGCTAGGGCTTTGGTGTGCTTTAGCGGTGGCATCGACGGGGGAAGAGGTGGTTTGCGGTGGATGACGGATTGacggatgtggtgattttggtggaatGGTGGGGAATGGGGATACGGGGTGCTGAATTAATGGAGGTTTGGAAAAGGGTTGATGATAAGTTAATAGTAAGGGTAATATGGTCAATTTCAGAAATTTGGTATGAAGTATAAAAGAAATAGAGATAtttggtataagttttgaaaaaaattattctaggtataaaatttgaaaaagtAAATTATAggaggtataagttatcaatttagccttatatttaaccatttattcttatcttaattgtttcataaacaataatgaattttagtaataaaatcttttaattactaaaataaatcttatttaatcaatattacaataagatatcagtattctcactcacaaatgaattgttcaattttaagaaattgattaacttgtatcgacatacaaataatcaacttgtctattaagggaattgtcctataggtgtgaccttaagggttcaactgatcaccaccgtcaaaccacagtaatgttaaactctagttagctaatcattaccgattaatgttgatcagttgactatataatgaatcatcccttacgtattcttattatgagatttaattatgattttaaatcatgtgatcgcactattgttgaggacacatactccaacaatctcccacttgtccgagacaagtgtgctgacagggcagtcgtatacctatcaaaaataaccaactaaattaactatatagctagggaagtcgggtcgatctctacagggaggcaagatatctgtaaaaggtcCGTCTATTCGGTCACAATATGGAGGTTTGCaaatttgattttctaaactaaaaaggcgtaagggaaagagaaataaataagagCAGTAAAAGGGCAGAAAGCAAGAATAAGAATATCAATAAAGAgagaacatgtcgggatttcggttcactactgtagcctaatgactcaactgcaaatagtctagataactcattgtgagacggatgttgaaaggtccttccggtccactttctatcctggatttccactaacttaacttccgtcttCGTCAGAGTAGTCTAgtattcatagcaggtctatttagcccaatcttccgatccaggtttaaatttaaccagattaaagggtaacttagaagcgtgcactcaactaagtcggtaaatacaattaaattgccatgggtacaagatctcacaaataattcaactaacctattcgctacatcgtcacaattttaccatagatcccctagtcCCAACATGAATTAAGTTAACTACTCATACTATCAATATTGTcaagattaataataatgaataaactaataacaaacatattgaaattgtaataaaattgcataaaagagattagggcagaaattaagagaATTTAATAAGAGAattaatgcaaacaaatgaaagattaagattaagggaGAGTAACAGATTACAATAGCGAGAAtttcggcgtaaagaacacaagatccaagcaaaataacccgaaagcaaaagttacagtgaaaaaGTTTAGGTAAAAGAGAAGGCAGCGTTTTAGAGTGTTAAGCAGTGAAAGATAGATAAGAAGATCAAAATGACCTAATTAACtcacgcttaaatagaaaataagtaagtccataaactaaaataagtaacacagactaattaaggcccgtgaaaccctaatccactcgatcgacaaGTTTGAAACAGTTCGATCAAGGACTTCAGCCagcaacccactcgatcgagcataaatatcactcgatcgagtaacctcgaattccagcatttcgatcgagcacagtagattactcgatcgacctcctcagcttgtgaaaccactcgatcgactaagaaaagtcttcgatcgagtgttcttcctcctaAACAGCTCCAAACTCATTGTCGACTGCTTCGTAGatcattccttcacgcatcccaatgtagTATCTCGctctgaaaatcccgtctcctcaaaatgtatGCAAAACAGGacaaaaatggtacgattctactactttcacGTTCGTTCCTGCAAAATAGAgaagacgaaccaaagtagccatttcggggcatgatacaatataaacagtacaaaagtaa is a genomic window containing:
- the LOC141632278 gene encoding secreted RxLR effector protein 161-like; its protein translation is MTSPLDCSIKLDMESGNLLDNPSNYRKLVGKLNFLVHTRPDIAFAVQLLSQFMAFPRDNHMTAAIHVLKYLAKDVSQGILLNNKSSFQLEGFCDADWAACPQTRRSVSGYIVFLGGSLISWKSKKQQTVSLSSAEAEYRSLRRLTAELAWLSRLLKELEVPNIQAIPVKCDSQAAIHIAKNPVFHERTKHIDLDCHFVREKLLEGLISLSYVPTKQQPADFFTKSLSGPQHKQLQDKLGLYFTPSNLRGGGGVRI